The Coffea eugenioides isolate CCC68of chromosome 8, Ceug_1.0, whole genome shotgun sequence genome has a segment encoding these proteins:
- the LOC113780233 gene encoding probable LRR receptor-like serine/threonine-protein kinase At2g16250, whose translation MPHTDLHSFWSRNVVPFYHGNNLDWLKWETRLKIARGVAEGLCYLHHKCDPPLVHRNIDASSILLDDDFEVRLGRLHEVCTQAKETNGSRFSRGFERSISGTSDATCAYDVYCFGMVLLELVTGNLGCSFCCQGMPGSQAF comes from the exons atgCCTCATACGGACTTGCACAGCTTTTGGTCCAGGAATGTTGTTCCATTTTACCACGGTAACAATTTAGATTGGTTGAAGTGGGAAACGAGATTGAAGATAGCAAGAGGAGTTGCAGAGGGTCTGTGCTATTTACACCATAAATGTGATCCACCACTTGTTCATAG aAACATCGATGCTAGTAGCATACTTcttgatgatgattttgaagtgcGGCTGGGGAGACTCCATGAGGTCTGTACTCAAGCGAAAGAGACGAATGGGAGTAGGTTTTCCAG GGGTTTTGAGAGAAGTATTTCTG GTACATCTGATGCAACGTGTGCCTATGATGTTTATTGCTTTGGAATGGTCTTGCTTGAGCTGGTCACAG GAAATCTGGGCTGTAGCTTTTGTTGCCAAGGCATGCCTGGATCCCAAGCCTTCTAG
- the LOC113780234 gene encoding probable LRR receptor-like serine/threonine-protein kinase At2g16250, with protein MKSGLFYVLRRASSIPSPPPSPSPSSLARSSFTYDQILQATDNFSSSNLIMYARTGLLFRGALEAGIRVAVKKVDLSLINRTSLMRELEFYNKVSHPRFVPLLGHCLENDNHKFLVYKYMNHTDLHSFWSRNVVPFYRGKNLDWLKWETRLKIARGIAEGLCYLHHKCDPPLVHRLGRV; from the exons ATGAAATCCG GGCTTTTCTACGTATTGCGGAGAGCATCATCAATACCATCACCACCTCCATCACCATCACCATCATCGTTGGCCAGGAGTTCATTTACATATGATCAAATTCTCCAAGCCACCGATAACTTCAGCAGCTCCAACTTGATCATGTATGCCCGCACAGGGCTTCTGTTTAGGGGTGCTTTAGAAGCTGGAATTCGGGTAGCAGTGAAGAAAGTTGACTTGTCCTTGATCAATAGAACTTCCTTGATGCGAGAACTGGAATTTTACAACAAAGTTTCTCATCCTAGATTTGTCCCTCTTTTGGGGCATTGCTTGGAGAATGACAATCACAAGTTTCTTGTTTACAAATATATGAATCATACGGACTTGCACAGCTTTTGGTCCAGGAATGTTGTTCCATTTTACCGCGGTAAGAATTTAGATTGGTTGAAGTGGGAAACGAGATTGAAGATAGCAAGAGGAATTGCAGAGGGTCTGTGCTATTTACACCACAAATGTGATCCACCACTTGTTCATAGGTTAGGAAGAGTTTGA